The following coding sequences lie in one Moritella viscosa genomic window:
- the fbpB gene encoding iron(III) ABC transporter, permease protein — protein sequence MNHKLAFSWHSSSWFIAIMLALPIAALFYQAIGPSADVFQHLIDTVLLDYVQNTFALVFLVCLISSIIALPAAWLIAMCDFPGRKSLQWALMLPMAMPAYIVAYIYTDMFDYAGPVQIALRGIFGWQSASDYWFFDIRTIPGAATVLALVLYPYLYLLARTSFLEQSTSLIQASRVLGSSALSSCIRVSLPLARPAIAVGLSLIAMETVADFATVNYFAVNTLTTAVYDTWIGHGSLTAAAQLSVMTLSVILLFVGLERFARRKQQVFQKSMLHEQEVRYQLTGCAKLLAMVWCWLLVFAGFLLPFTVLVNYAWHYFAESWTEEFFQYSANSLILAVIVAGLAVLCAILLGLYRRLVGSKYATIPARISTMGYALPGTVLAIGIIIPLTSADFLLNDMTELLWDWTPGLVFTGTSFALVFAYLIRFSAIAVGSIESSIDKISPSLDMVTRTLGHRPHSMIRKIHIPLIRKGVLAAFLLVFIESMKELPTALLLRPFNYETLATYVFQFASDEMLEQAALAAIVIVLVGLIPLIFLNRSLEQQH from the coding sequence ATGAATCATAAGTTAGCCTTTTCTTGGCATTCTAGTAGTTGGTTTATTGCGATAATGTTAGCGCTACCTATTGCCGCGTTGTTTTATCAGGCAATTGGTCCCAGTGCTGATGTTTTTCAACACCTTATTGATACAGTACTTCTCGACTATGTTCAAAATACCTTCGCACTTGTTTTCCTTGTTTGTTTAATCAGTAGTATTATCGCGTTACCTGCCGCTTGGCTTATTGCCATGTGTGATTTTCCTGGGCGTAAAAGTTTACAGTGGGCATTGATGTTACCAATGGCCATGCCTGCTTATATTGTGGCCTATATTTATACTGATATGTTTGATTATGCTGGACCGGTACAAATTGCCTTACGCGGTATATTTGGCTGGCAGAGTGCCAGTGATTATTGGTTTTTTGATATCCGAACCATACCCGGTGCTGCAACTGTTTTAGCATTGGTGTTATATCCTTATCTTTATTTATTAGCTCGGACTTCATTTCTGGAACAATCAACCAGCCTTATTCAAGCAAGCCGTGTACTCGGCAGTTCAGCACTATCGAGCTGTATTCGTGTGTCATTACCCCTTGCGCGTCCTGCAATTGCTGTTGGTTTATCGCTGATCGCGATGGAGACTGTTGCTGATTTTGCTACGGTGAATTATTTCGCGGTAAATACGTTAACCACTGCGGTTTATGATACTTGGATTGGTCACGGTAGTTTAACGGCTGCCGCGCAATTATCGGTGATGACGTTATCGGTGATCTTATTGTTTGTCGGTTTAGAGCGTTTTGCACGTCGTAAACAACAAGTGTTTCAAAAAAGCATGCTACATGAGCAAGAGGTGCGTTATCAGTTAACGGGCTGTGCTAAGTTATTGGCGATGGTTTGGTGCTGGTTGTTGGTGTTTGCTGGTTTCTTATTACCGTTTACGGTATTAGTTAATTATGCATGGCATTACTTTGCTGAATCTTGGACTGAGGAGTTCTTTCAATACAGTGCAAACAGCTTAATTCTTGCGGTTATTGTCGCTGGTTTAGCGGTTCTTTGTGCGATATTATTGGGTTTATACCGTCGTTTAGTCGGTTCTAAATATGCGACTATTCCAGCACGCATCAGCACCATGGGTTATGCATTACCCGGTACTGTATTAGCTATTGGTATTATTATTCCGTTAACGTCAGCCGACTTTTTATTAAATGATATGACTGAATTGTTGTGGGACTGGACACCGGGTTTGGTCTTTACTGGCACTAGTTTTGCACTTGTTTTTGCTTATCTTATTCGTTTTTCTGCGATAGCGGTGGGTTCTATTGAAAGCAGTATTGATAAAATATCGCCGTCACTAGATATGGTCACGCGCACGCTAGGGCACCGTCCGCATAGTATGATCCGTAAAATTCATATTCCCTTAATCCGGAAAGGTGTATTGGCAGCATTTTTGTTAGTCTTTATTGAATCAATGAAAGAGTTGCCAACGGCTTTGTTATTACGCCCATTTAACTATGAAACGCTAGCGACTTACGTATTTCAGTTTGCTTCTGATGAAATGTTAGAGCAGGCTGCATTAGCGGCCATTGTGATTGTGTTAGTTGGATTAATCCCGCTTATTTT
- the fbpA gene encoding iron(III) ABC transporter, periplasmic iron-compound-binding protein yields the protein MKKGIFGLSALALTTSLMSATAFAGEEVNIYSNRQANLLNPILEQYTKDTGVKVNIVFAKKGLADRMKREGRLSKADLLLTTDISRLVEAVDSGVTQSVSSDVLEDNIPAQYRDPDGEWFALTTRVRNIYTSREAYGDVANITYEELADPKYKGQICTRSGKHPYNVALISSMISHHGEAEAKVWLEGVKANLARKPQGNDRAQVKAIKEGVCTVALGNSYYLGKMLKDPKQIAWAESVNINFPNQENHGAHVNVSGMVLAKYAPNKGNAVKLMEYLSGAKAQQMYAEVNMEYPVKAGIKASKLVSSWGEFNADYMPVAEIAKHRKAALRLLDEVKFDL from the coding sequence ATGAAAAAGGGAATATTTGGTTTATCTGCTTTAGCATTAACAACGTCATTAATGAGCGCTACTGCTTTTGCCGGTGAAGAAGTTAATATTTATTCAAATCGCCAAGCGAACTTGCTTAATCCGATCCTTGAACAATACACGAAAGATACTGGTGTGAAAGTTAACATTGTATTTGCGAAGAAAGGACTTGCAGATAGAATGAAACGTGAAGGTCGTTTATCAAAAGCTGATCTATTACTAACAACTGATATTAGTCGTTTAGTTGAAGCTGTTGATAGCGGTGTTACTCAGTCTGTATCAAGCGACGTATTAGAAGATAACATTCCAGCGCAATACCGTGACCCAGATGGCGAATGGTTTGCACTAACAACACGTGTACGTAATATTTATACTTCACGTGAAGCTTATGGCGACGTTGCTAACATCACTTATGAAGAACTTGCAGACCCTAAATATAAAGGTCAAATCTGTACTCGTTCAGGTAAACACCCATACAACGTAGCACTTATCTCATCGATGATCTCACATCACGGTGAAGCTGAAGCAAAAGTATGGTTGGAAGGTGTTAAAGCTAACTTAGCACGTAAACCACAAGGTAACGATCGTGCACAAGTTAAAGCGATTAAAGAAGGTGTTTGTACTGTTGCCCTTGGTAATAGCTACTACCTAGGAAAAATGTTAAAAGATCCAAAACAAATTGCTTGGGCTGAATCTGTTAACATTAACTTCCCTAACCAAGAAAACCACGGCGCGCACGTAAACGTTTCTGGTATGGTGTTAGCGAAATACGCACCGAACAAAGGTAACGCAGTTAAACTGATGGAATACCTGTCTGGCGCGAAAGCACAACAAATGTATGCTGAAGTGAACATGGAATACCCAGTTAAAGCGGGTATTAAAGCATCTAAGCTAGTTTCATCTTGGGGTGAGTTCAATGCTGACTACATGCCTGTAGCAGAGATTGCAAAACATCGTAAAGCTGCACTAAGACTACTTGATGAAGTTAAATTCGACTTGTAG